In one window of Microplitis demolitor isolate Queensland-Clemson2020A chromosome 4, iyMicDemo2.1a, whole genome shotgun sequence DNA:
- the LOC103581010 gene encoding dolichyl-diphosphooligosaccharide--protein glycosyltransferase subunit 1, whose amino-acid sequence MAHPKSLLSSVILLITIQVVYLTSPEKINADVVLKNVDRTIDLQSQVTKVSSKLVVENTGKTPVRHFVFAIDDNKHPQLSYISAHTRDASRTELKVTPITLEGYPGKSVYHIDLKDQLQSGRSTSVEVETVFTHDLDPYPKEITQREKQLVKYTGNVLIYSPYSVTKQTTNVILPNRNIESYTKIKPVSSSDSAIVYGPFDKRQTFAYEEFTVHFENNNKFLTVTRLERVIEISHWGNIAVEETIDLLHTGALLKGSFSRYEYTRESKSGQASVQSFDTVLPAAASDIYYRDDIGNISTSHTRVKKDSVEVNLRPRFPLFGGWKTHYIIGYNVPSYEYLYHDGDKYVLKMRLIDHVFDDMIVDELIVKIILPEGSKNFELDLPYSAVRLPDAVHYSYLDTTGRPVITLTKKNLVENHIKDFSLKYNFPRAFMLQEPMLVVIALYLLFLLVIIYVRLDFSIDKDEASESKLRIAGQCEKILAAQDKRITSYNELDEQLSLLKTSKDTNSFLSAVKSINQEYKNASNTVTDLAQKIKGDSADVYERVCELQKFDKLLKELYNQQQALYVDKLVPGKISRTQFVEAETTITKKKEECVEKINTIIKSLQI is encoded by the coding sequence atggcTCATCCCAAGAGCTTATTATCTTCAgtgatattattaataacaatacaaGTGGTGTATTTAACATCGCCGGAAAAAATAAACGCCGATGTGGTGCTGAAGAATGTCGACAGGACCATCGATCTCCAGTCACAAGTAACCAAAGTATCATCAAAACTGGTTGTAGAAAATACTGGAAAAACTCCAGTAAGACATTTCGTGTTTGCCATTGATGATAACAAACATCCTCAGCTGAGTTACATATCAGCCCATACACGTGATGCAAGCAGAACCGAGCTAAAGGTAACACCGATAACACTTGAAGGTTATCCTGGTAAAAGTGTTTATCATATTGATTTAAAAGATCAGCTTCAATCTGGCAGATCGACTTCAGTCGAAGTTGAAACTGTTTTCACTCATGATCTTGATCCCTACCCCAAAGAAATAACTCAGCGTGAAAAACAGTTGGTTAAATACACGGgtaatgttttaatttattcacctTACAGTGTAACTAAACAAACTACTAATGTTATCCTGCCAAACAGAAACATCGAGAGCTACACTAAAATAAAACCAGTATCTTCAAGTGACTCAGCAATTGTCTATGGACCATTTGACAAACGTCAAACATTTGCCTACGAAGAATTTACAGTAcactttgaaaataataacaaattccTGACTGTTACTAGATTGGAACGAGTAATTGAGATCTCCCACTGGGGTAACATCGCTGTCGAGGAGACCATCGATTTACTTCATACTGGCGCGTTGCTCAAAGGTTCATTTTCACGCTACGAATATACTCGTGAATCTAAATCAGGCCAAGCCAGTGTGCAAAGTTTTGATACAGTCCTACCGGCAGCAGCTTCGGACATATATTATCGTGATGACATTGGTAACATATCAACTTCTCACACCCGAGTAAAGAAAGACTCGGTTGAGGTTAATCTGAGACCACGTTTCCCGCTTTTCGGTGGATGGAAAACCCACTACATCATCGGCTACAACGTACCCAGCTACGAGTATCTTTATCATGATGGTGATAAGTATGTCCTGAAAATGAGGCTGATTGATCATGTGTTTGATGACATGATTGTTGatgaattaattgttaaaataattttgcctGAAGGAtctaaaaactttgaattagATCTTCCTTATTCAGCAGTACGTCTTCCGGATGCAGTTCACTACTCATACCTGGACACAACCGGACGTCCGGTGATTACGTTGACCAAAAAGAACTTGGTGGAGAATCACATTAAAGACTTCAGTCTCAAGTATAACTTCCCACGAGCTTTCATGCTACAAGAGCCGATGCTCGTCGTCATCGCTCTGTACCTTCTGTTTCTTCTGGTCATCATCTACGTGCGTTTAGACTTTTCTATTGACAAAGACGAGGCTTCCGAAAGTAAACTACGTATTGCTGGACAGTGTGAAAAAATTCTTGCTGCTCAAGACAAACGTATCACGTCGTACAATGAGCTAGATGAGCAGCTGTCTCTCCTGAAGACCAGCAAAGACACCAACAGTTTTCTCTCAGCTGTAAAGAGTATCAATCAAGAGTACAAAAATGCCAGCAACACCGTCACTGATTTGgcgcaaaaaataaaaggtgACTCGGCTGATGTCTACGAGCGTGTTTGTGAATTACAGAAATTTGATAAACTACTCAAGGAATTGTACAACCAGCAGCAGGCATTATATGTTGATAAACTTGTACCAGGTAAAATAAGTCGCACGCAATTTGTTGAGGCTGAAACAACGATTACTAAGAAAAAAGAAGAGTGCGTTGAAAAAATCAACACCATCATCAAGTcacttcaaatttaa
- the LOC103581009 gene encoding transmembrane protein 145 isoform X2 yields the protein MSRFISSSKNWAFVARFCFLTEKGKFRYDFVVKGSPNETSNVNLLLYYDAPDQWPSVYPSDKTCDQKQSILSPEFGQIVPLSASSHVARISGCTQLYEPWAQLRCTSYREFRSSRPRWWFIALADCTSRTGLNISYDMSLTNAQPGSFWREHFSADEFWLLPLLIGAGCAYILLVSYSLYVAIQLRLRRLLHVTYKIFMVSQIYQLIGISFEIYSLAYRGSTGFEAPRAALFGNLFESCAETLYTLLILLLALGYTVTKSVLSNKQMWCLFWFIGTIVFLQLVLFIYEAEVFDPGLVLYIYESPPGFGLMALKVLAWGVFVACCYRTSRKSSTKFHFYASLLSLGSAWFLCHPLTVLAITFAVDKWVRQSVVKGCSLWIIFVGHAMFLYVTRPTSSNTRFPFHIRTWQVVPIAVGQNHNYEPRRGGTAAIFTINLNRNRARPA from the exons ATGTCACGTTTCATCAGTAGTAGTAAA aattggGCATTTGTAGCAAGATTTTGTTTTCTAACAGAGAAAGGTAAATTTCGTTATGACTTTGTCGTAAAAGGAAGTCCAAATGAAACTTCAAATGTAAACTTGTTGCTTTATTATGACGCGCCAGATCAGTGGCCAAGTGTTTATCCTTCGGATAAAACGTGTGACCAAAAACAGTCTATATTGAGTCCTGAATTTGGACAAATAGTACCGCTATCAGCAAGCAGTCACGTAGCAAGAATATCAGGCTGTACTCAGCTCTATGAACCATGGGCCCAATTGCGCTGTACGAGTTATCGAGAATTTCGGTCATCGAGACCACGTTGGTGGTTCATTGCTTTAGCTGATTGCACGTCACGTACTGGGCTAAATATTTCCTACGATATGAGTCTGACGAACGCTCAACCAGGTAGTTTTTGGAGGGAACATTTTTCTGCTGATGAATTTT gGTTACTACCACTTCTGATAGGAGCAGGATGTGCTTACATATTACTGGTAAGTTACAGTCTCTACGTAGCGATTCAATTACGCTTACGACGTCTGCTCCATGTgacatacaaaatatttatggtGTCACAAATTTACCAATTAATTGGAATCAGTTTCGAGATCTATAGTCTCGCATATCGAGGCTCGACAGGATTTGAAGCTCCAAGAGCGGCTCTCTTTGGGAATCTCTTCGAATCATGTGCGGAAACGTTGTACACTCTGCTGATCCTCCTTCTGGCGCTTGGTTACACAGTGACCAAGAGTGTGTTatcaaataaacaaatgtGGTGTCTCTTTTGGTTCATCGGAACGATTGTCTTCCTCCAACTTGTTCTCTTTATTTACGAAGCCGAGGTCTTTGATCCCGGATTAGTTCTCTATATCTACGAATCACCGCCAGGATTTGGACTGATGGCACTCAAAGTCCTTGCCTGGGGTGTCTTTGTAGCCTGTTGCTACCGAACCAGCCGCAAAAGCAGCACCAAGTTTCATTTCTACGCTTCATTGCTGTCACTTGGCTCTGCTTGGTTTCTCTGTCATCCTCTTACG gtactTGCTATCACGTTTGCTGTTGATAAATGGGTGAGACAGAGTGTCGTAAAAGGTTGTTCCCTATGGATTATTTTTGTTGGACATGCAATGTTCCTTTATGTTACAAGACCAACATCTTCCAACACACGTTTTCCATTCCATATACGAACATGGCAAGTAGTTCCCATTGCCGTTGGACAAAATCATAATTACGAACCAAGAAGAGGGGGCACTGCTgcaatatttactattaatttaaatagaaatcgTGCAAGACCcgcataa
- the LOC103581009 gene encoding transmembrane protein 145 isoform X3: protein MKVITSCMILLVFFFTASTKSKILRGELVTTQNWAFVARFCFLTEKDQWPSVYPSDKTCDQKQSILSPEFGQIVPLSASSHVARISGCTQLYEPWAQLRCTSYREFRSSRPRWWFIALADCTSRTGLNISYDMSLTNAQPGSFWREHFSADEFWLLPLLIGAGCAYILLVSYSLYVAIQLRLRRLLHVTYKIFMVSQIYQLIGISFEIYSLAYRGSTGFEAPRAALFGNLFESCAETLYTLLILLLALGYTVTKSVLSNKQMWCLFWFIGTIVFLQLVLFIYEAEVFDPGLVLYIYESPPGFGLMALKVLAWGVFVACCYRTSRKSSTKFHFYASLLSLGSAWFLCHPLTVLAITFAVDKWVRQSVVKGCSLWIIFVGHAMFLYVTRPTSSNTRFPFHIRTWQVVPIAVGQNHNYEPRRGGTAAIFTINLNRNRARPA, encoded by the exons atgaaagtaaTTACCAGTTGTATGATACTTTTAGTTTTCTTCTTTACTGCAAGCACAAAATCTAAAATTCTTCGCGGGGAACTCGTTACAactcaa aattggGCATTTGTAGCAAGATTTTGTTTTCTAACAGAGAAAG ATCAGTGGCCAAGTGTTTATCCTTCGGATAAAACGTGTGACCAAAAACAGTCTATATTGAGTCCTGAATTTGGACAAATAGTACCGCTATCAGCAAGCAGTCACGTAGCAAGAATATCAGGCTGTACTCAGCTCTATGAACCATGGGCCCAATTGCGCTGTACGAGTTATCGAGAATTTCGGTCATCGAGACCACGTTGGTGGTTCATTGCTTTAGCTGATTGCACGTCACGTACTGGGCTAAATATTTCCTACGATATGAGTCTGACGAACGCTCAACCAGGTAGTTTTTGGAGGGAACATTTTTCTGCTGATGAATTTT gGTTACTACCACTTCTGATAGGAGCAGGATGTGCTTACATATTACTGGTAAGTTACAGTCTCTACGTAGCGATTCAATTACGCTTACGACGTCTGCTCCATGTgacatacaaaatatttatggtGTCACAAATTTACCAATTAATTGGAATCAGTTTCGAGATCTATAGTCTCGCATATCGAGGCTCGACAGGATTTGAAGCTCCAAGAGCGGCTCTCTTTGGGAATCTCTTCGAATCATGTGCGGAAACGTTGTACACTCTGCTGATCCTCCTTCTGGCGCTTGGTTACACAGTGACCAAGAGTGTGTTatcaaataaacaaatgtGGTGTCTCTTTTGGTTCATCGGAACGATTGTCTTCCTCCAACTTGTTCTCTTTATTTACGAAGCCGAGGTCTTTGATCCCGGATTAGTTCTCTATATCTACGAATCACCGCCAGGATTTGGACTGATGGCACTCAAAGTCCTTGCCTGGGGTGTCTTTGTAGCCTGTTGCTACCGAACCAGCCGCAAAAGCAGCACCAAGTTTCATTTCTACGCTTCATTGCTGTCACTTGGCTCTGCTTGGTTTCTCTGTCATCCTCTTACG gtactTGCTATCACGTTTGCTGTTGATAAATGGGTGAGACAGAGTGTCGTAAAAGGTTGTTCCCTATGGATTATTTTTGTTGGACATGCAATGTTCCTTTATGTTACAAGACCAACATCTTCCAACACACGTTTTCCATTCCATATACGAACATGGCAAGTAGTTCCCATTGCCGTTGGACAAAATCATAATTACGAACCAAGAAGAGGGGGCACTGCTgcaatatttactattaatttaaatagaaatcgTGCAAGACCcgcataa
- the LOC103581009 gene encoding transmembrane protein 145 isoform X1 — protein MKVITSCMILLVFFFTASTKSKILRGELVTTQNWAFVARFCFLTEKGKFRYDFVVKGSPNETSNVNLLLYYDAPDQWPSVYPSDKTCDQKQSILSPEFGQIVPLSASSHVARISGCTQLYEPWAQLRCTSYREFRSSRPRWWFIALADCTSRTGLNISYDMSLTNAQPGSFWREHFSADEFWLLPLLIGAGCAYILLVSYSLYVAIQLRLRRLLHVTYKIFMVSQIYQLIGISFEIYSLAYRGSTGFEAPRAALFGNLFESCAETLYTLLILLLALGYTVTKSVLSNKQMWCLFWFIGTIVFLQLVLFIYEAEVFDPGLVLYIYESPPGFGLMALKVLAWGVFVACCYRTSRKSSTKFHFYASLLSLGSAWFLCHPLTVLAITFAVDKWVRQSVVKGCSLWIIFVGHAMFLYVTRPTSSNTRFPFHIRTWQVVPIAVGQNHNYEPRRGGTAAIFTINLNRNRARPA, from the exons atgaaagtaaTTACCAGTTGTATGATACTTTTAGTTTTCTTCTTTACTGCAAGCACAAAATCTAAAATTCTTCGCGGGGAACTCGTTACAactcaa aattggGCATTTGTAGCAAGATTTTGTTTTCTAACAGAGAAAGGTAAATTTCGTTATGACTTTGTCGTAAAAGGAAGTCCAAATGAAACTTCAAATGTAAACTTGTTGCTTTATTATGACGCGCCAGATCAGTGGCCAAGTGTTTATCCTTCGGATAAAACGTGTGACCAAAAACAGTCTATATTGAGTCCTGAATTTGGACAAATAGTACCGCTATCAGCAAGCAGTCACGTAGCAAGAATATCAGGCTGTACTCAGCTCTATGAACCATGGGCCCAATTGCGCTGTACGAGTTATCGAGAATTTCGGTCATCGAGACCACGTTGGTGGTTCATTGCTTTAGCTGATTGCACGTCACGTACTGGGCTAAATATTTCCTACGATATGAGTCTGACGAACGCTCAACCAGGTAGTTTTTGGAGGGAACATTTTTCTGCTGATGAATTTT gGTTACTACCACTTCTGATAGGAGCAGGATGTGCTTACATATTACTGGTAAGTTACAGTCTCTACGTAGCGATTCAATTACGCTTACGACGTCTGCTCCATGTgacatacaaaatatttatggtGTCACAAATTTACCAATTAATTGGAATCAGTTTCGAGATCTATAGTCTCGCATATCGAGGCTCGACAGGATTTGAAGCTCCAAGAGCGGCTCTCTTTGGGAATCTCTTCGAATCATGTGCGGAAACGTTGTACACTCTGCTGATCCTCCTTCTGGCGCTTGGTTACACAGTGACCAAGAGTGTGTTatcaaataaacaaatgtGGTGTCTCTTTTGGTTCATCGGAACGATTGTCTTCCTCCAACTTGTTCTCTTTATTTACGAAGCCGAGGTCTTTGATCCCGGATTAGTTCTCTATATCTACGAATCACCGCCAGGATTTGGACTGATGGCACTCAAAGTCCTTGCCTGGGGTGTCTTTGTAGCCTGTTGCTACCGAACCAGCCGCAAAAGCAGCACCAAGTTTCATTTCTACGCTTCATTGCTGTCACTTGGCTCTGCTTGGTTTCTCTGTCATCCTCTTACG gtactTGCTATCACGTTTGCTGTTGATAAATGGGTGAGACAGAGTGTCGTAAAAGGTTGTTCCCTATGGATTATTTTTGTTGGACATGCAATGTTCCTTTATGTTACAAGACCAACATCTTCCAACACACGTTTTCCATTCCATATACGAACATGGCAAGTAGTTCCCATTGCCGTTGGACAAAATCATAATTACGAACCAAGAAGAGGGGGCACTGCTgcaatatttactattaatttaaatagaaatcgTGCAAGACCcgcataa
- the LOC103581008 gene encoding FAD-linked sulfhydryl oxidase ALR: MNPNEKPCRTCMDFKSWAKIQKKAYDTEQAQNTTVNAEYKEALVSAERKLKNCPLDKDELGSATWSFLHTMAAYYPEKPTTQETTDMKTFFNVFSKFYPCAPCREDLQEQLKKRPPETASREELSQWLCDVHNEVNKKLDKPVFDCSLVNQRWRDGWLNGSCD, from the exons aTGAATCCCAATGAAAAACCATGTCGGACTTGTATGGACTTTAAATCTTGggctaaaattcaaaaaaaggcCTATGACACTGAACAG gcACAAAATACAACAGTAAATGCTGAATATAAAGAAGCACTGGTATCAGCTGAAcgtaagttaaaaaattgtccTTTGGATAAAGATGAATTGGGCTCGGCGACCTGGTCATTTTTGCACACGATGGCAGCTTATTATCCGGAAAAACCAACAACTCAGGAGACCACTGACATGAAAACGTTTTTCAACGTATTCTCTAAATTTTATCCGTGCGCACCGTGTCGTGAAGATTTACAAGAACAGTTGAAGAAGAGGCCACCGGAAACAGCATCACGGGAGGAGTTGAGCCAGTGGTTGTGCGATGTCCACAATGaggtgaataaaaaattagataagCCTGTCTTCGACTGTAGTCTAGTTAATCAAAGATGGAGAGACGGCTGGCTCAATGGTTCCTGTGATTAA